In the Ranitomeya imitator isolate aRanImi1 chromosome 2, aRanImi1.pri, whole genome shotgun sequence genome, gctcggagatttagtttttcttgccgcagctgaatgatttacatctgttagccagcataagtacatgtgggggttgcctggttgctagggaatccccacatgtaatcaagctggctaacagatgtaaaccattcagctacggagctaaaaactaaaactccgagcactaaaaaatactcggaagacccccgagcgtgctcgggaaatctcgagtaatgagtatattcactcatcactattagtgaGCAGTGAGTGcctgacagcagactggagcagtctgaggcaaagAGACGGGTTtggagccgtgcagccagaggtgctgcagctccaggactgagagaactagaaagaacgaacagcTTGTAAGAAGAGATTGCAGGAGGGAGAAAGCGCAGGAGAATAACACCAGTGGAGCAAAGCTGAGAAGTGGCTACCTtcctggctagtgcagattccggtagccggaagaccgtggcCATGCTGAACTAtatagtggcatagctgaaaccggcaggacagatggattgtacatcacctgtccgtattgatacccaggagacacagtgatatctatagggctcgggtcatgatagagaccctgtaaaaaggcccagttcacatgtcatacgggttgtgtcctatcctttatgggggacagagaggaacaatgaggaccttattggaagccttaggctactttcacacttgcgtcgtgcaccgTTGCGGCGCACCGaccccgctgccccattgtgaggtgcggggaggtgggggcggagttccggccgcgcatgtgcggtcggaaaaagcggaccgtcggcagcaaaaaacgttacatgtaacgtttattgctcccggcggaccgccacaacacggcgcaaccgtcgcatgttagtctatggggcaaaaacgcatcctgcagacaactttgcaggatgcgttttttcccctaaacgacgcattgcgacgtattgaaaaaatgctagtgtgaaagtagccttaggcagtaagggactacaacaccaccgcgctagaggaaggctttgatctccacctggtaagggagattcccagccggccggaccctgcctgtacctcttGTCTAGTGCCCTTGACtacggttgcctgaagcctacagtaaaccaggtaaagacactgCAAACCTGTGCCCTCGTTCTTCAtcgcaccacccaccatcttcaccatacactgggagccctggggacctacttcacctgtaggaagttataccatctagctgccataccatcaccccagaggacccctttaagcagcgtcggtccctactgaccgaataccacaggtggcgtcacaaactttattcataaaacccccAAAAGTGTTTTCCTTTCAtttggcgcccagggccacggaccgtgtctCAGCCACtgtcacatcccctttaagaccggacccggtaccgagtacctcacggcccaggcgggcgactcacaCAATCCATATATCTTTACAGACAGCACTAGGACTGAAAATACGGATGTGTGAATGACCCCTAACAATGAAGAGTAACTACACATGGCATGCCACCTCTCCAGTGGGCATTCggggtggtgggagggggcagCACCTTTGGTATAAAGATTGATTAGGATTCATATACTGTATCTGTGTTACATCCTACATGGTATAAATGTCTCCGGTGAAGAGCCATATTTGTATGTTAAttattaggctctgttcacatgtccgcTCGGACAATCCATTTGTCTATTACATTTTagcaatagatagaataaatgatgTTACAGCACACATATCCCAGCAGAGAACTTTCCTGGAGCTCCACTGCTGAGGATTCAGAATAGCAGTGCAGCTTCTGGGGAGCTCCTGTCACCTCTGCTGTGACGTGACTGCGCAATGACATCATCAGCTGGCGCGCACCAGCATGTACATGCCAAAAGTACAAGTGGAGCCTTGCGACAGAGGAGCGGGGTAagtggtgttttttttaaattaataggtGTGTGGGATGTATGGGCTATGTGAAGACTTGTATTCTATATAAGTtgctatgtggtggctcatactgtattgGTGACTACATGCGGATTATACTGTATTTTGGCAgctatgtggggggctcatactgtatagaggtATTATGGGGTCTCATACTGTCTATAGGcagctatgtggggtctcatactgtatacaggctaCATGGGGTCTCATACTGTCTATAGgtagctatgtgtgggctcatactataTAGCAGGCTATATGTGGGCACATACTGTATCTAGGGGGCTATGTgagactcatactgtatattggaggctatgtggggattcATACTGTGTAGGAGCTCTGTGTGGACTCATACTTTATGTAGGggtctgtgtgtgggctcatactgtatatagaaggctatgtggtgaatcatattgtatataaggagttatgtgggggttcatattgtATGCAGAGGCTGTGTGTGGGCTTATACTATATGTACAGAGCGATGTGATGGCTCAtactgctcatactgtatataggggtgtcaggaaataggaagaatttcttattacttcaattacacatacaggctctcagctgcagtttcctctgcctgcatgtGCCTGTGTGCGATTTCACCTTTCCCCCTTCCTTCCCCCTGCTatatagctgtaatgtgagaccagcgtgccagcaaCCTTCACTGAGCAGTTTATAGCTTTAAGTTGGAAAAGGCAGCCATAGTACCATGTGCTCTTTGTTCCCGTAGAAACTTAATAGTAAGGCATAACTCGACCAcaattagtgacagagatatgaaagttatatatttggtatgtgcaACAATAGGGCTACATGCCGGTGCGTTTTCTGAGCACAGCGCCTCGCAGGGACCGAGAGACGGATTGCAGTTTAAGCGGGTCATATATCTACCTCGTGTTTATACTCAAAGGAACCCCCATGAAGTGGGgagcatcatgatcattgtgtcgTCTTTGTACGAGGTTCATACACCAAGATATGCGGGATGATGGTTTTTCATATCCTCAAAAAAGAGAAGTGCATTCCATAGCTCTGCCCACCCCATGAGGTCATCCAGGGGGAGAGACCCTTAGTTTTTGGCAAAGGTATAAAACTCAGAGGCCCAGACAAAGGGGGGTCTTTTGCCAAGGGATTCAGCTATGACAGGTtgtgcaatctgacctgaagaTAAGTGGGGAAGGTCCCCTTCCCCGCCACCTCATGGcgtaccattgaatgatatgaaagaaccGTAAGTTGATTTTCAccattaatccttttttatttgtaattgtttgtacataTGATACTTGAGTTCTTTTATAATATCcttttacccttttgtaaacactgcctacctttttggagtaaaatatataaaattactagctttgtttctccttgctctataacatactgtcacatcttctgaagtgaattacgctactaatttgggttgcctCTGGACCTATTTGTAAgtaagaaatcagagctggtggcagccgaTTTGTCCTGCGCATTTGGGACACCTGGTAGCGACcgacggtgttgataattattgttcctgcctgagtgggagtagttataccgccctcactgcagtgtgcccattagccagtacaaagtaaggcagcttttctggcgactaattatcctagatgcagtaccctgactgacctgagggtaagggaggcgccagagagctgcaagtttcaacccagaactgggaagtgggatatagataattccccttcagaaagaactgggcaaccaaacaaccctggttcatgacatattggtgtgagcggtgaggatgataaagttatcctccctgggatccgtgacagggaggctgtgtgagggctcatattgtatgtagggggctatgtgagggcgtaTTGCCTGGGCCTGTGAGCTGTTATCCTCATTGTAGTATGGCTTATGGTCTCCTTTTCTTATCCCGATTGAAGGAATTCCCTGATGAACCCTTGAGTGACTAAAAGAGGGCGGAAATGTGTCAGAAAAAGATGCCATTAAGTTAAGTATGAGGGCTTACACTGTATaaaggggatgtcagcatacttaatttgcCTCAATATTAAATCATAcaatgaatataaaaaaaattataatgaatatgttaatattaatattgaacaAAATTAATTTCAGCCGATTGGTTCAGCCTCAACAATAGTTACAGACTCTGATGTGGCCTCTTGGGAAAATTAATCTTGCACCACTGCTCCATTATGTATAGAGCTATGTCATGTATAGTGCTGTACAGAAGGGAAACATATGCGCGTCATTATCTCTGTCATTTTCCATCTGCAGATGTGCACCAGAGCACCTGTGTGTCACTCATATGACCTACCACATGATCTATCAAAggggatcatgtgacatgtcaTGTGATACATCAGGTACCTGGTGGGGGCCACACCTTCTAAactgcccggggccctggctactccTAATCCGCCCCTGTGCCTCAGTTATGTAAACAGAAGCAGAGGGGCCTCATATATAATTATGGGGTAGTTTTGGTTTCAGGGTTTTTATAGAACAGAAGAAAATATCCTGCATGCATGCAAGTCCTCTGTGCTTCTGTTTGCATAACTGATGCCTCAGATCACTTTTTCCATTTGTTCATATCGGAACAGAAAGCGGGAATGTACAAATGGATGTGACCAGAACCTCAGCTTGCCCTTCCTCTGACATATGCCGCTGAGAGAATACATCCATCCCACTCACTGATATATGATTAtgagacagcaattgaattgatggTCATCATATATAATGGACGGGGTATTTCGTGCACTGTCCTCCAAACTATATCTTTTTCTACAATCACAACAAAGCCCTTTTTAAAAACAAGCATTTTTATTGTGTAAGATACATACACATTTATTTCAATTGTATGACAGCGTAATGTATCAGCAATTCAGACGCGGGTATACAAGTTGTAGTTAGGCTCTGGAGTCTTTTGTAGTGCTGGCGACCCGAGGCTTGGCCTGCAGTGCCGAATGCTGTATTGGCACAATCCTTTCCTGAGAAGGGGTCTGGGAAACTTCTATCCTCAGTTGGCCCCCATTGGTCACTGTACAGATCAGGTTTTCTGCTCGCACATCCTGGGGAAGATCCACTTCCTTCCTGAAGATGTGACATTTGTAGGAAAAGGAACCTTTCCCATCTTCACTCTTATATTCCTTGGCTCCGGTCACCAGTAGTTTTTTGCCTACTAGTTTGACTGTCAGCTCTTGGGGAGAAAAATCTTGAACTCCCAGGGAGACCACAAAACCAGCCTCAGCTGACTTCTTATTGCTGATGGTTGGAGCTGACCCAGCCTTGTTCTCCATAGACTGTGCATTGAAGGTGGTCAGTGGAGTCTCAGCCTTGTGTTTGATGGACTTTATATCACTGGAGGTCATCACAGCAAGATTCTTACTCTCAGCAGTTTCTTGAAGCAGCTGCTGGTGAAACTGGTCCATGAGCTTCATGCTGGCCTTAATTTCTCCAAGAGTGCGTATCATGTTTTGCTCAAGGCTAGAGAATATGTCTATGGATATTGGCCAGAGAGGTCGAAGAAAAGGCCGGAAAGGGTTTGGGGTGGACGTCTTAGCTAGCTGAAGGCTCAACATAATGCTCCTTGGTTCTTGTTAGCAGTGGAGATTCTAGTCCTGCTGTCTTGCTCTGGAGGGGTTATACACAGGGCTACTTTTATACTTGACTCCATTACTTCTAGATTATTCTTACATTCCTAGGTCCTGGCCTTCATGTCCCAATATTAGTAAAGGGGACTTTACTCAGCTCAAAGATGACTCAGAGGTGAAGTTTCCAGTCACCAGTCACACTAAACATGGCTGGCTGCCAGCTTCTGAGCTCAAAATATCATAGCGACTTCACACAGCAACCACATTCATTGTCAACTTGAAGCTTCTATGACACCAATGTCAAACAGGTTTTACAGTAAATGAGCAAATATGCCATTATGTATGGCTTTTCTTTTGTGGTGGggtggttaaagagaacctgtgagGCCACCAACCCACGGCTAGCATGAATCGCAGACTGGCTGTCTGGATAATTGCAGCCATATTAttccagcgtttcagagaaaatatactatGAAAAGATCTGGCTGTGGAACATAGACAGAAAGCAGGGAAATGGAGAAAAGGCCTGTCCTCTTCTCCTCTTTGCACACTGCTGTGGGCGTGCTCCCACCGAGGAAGTGGCATTTATTCACAGTGGTCCTGGACTAGTCCAGTGACCGCAGGCAGTGATAATTAACCTTTGTTTTTTAAACAGTTAGTGTTTTAGGGCTAATAAAACATGATTAAAGAGGCTGACAAAGTACTCCTAATGTCTTCTAGGTGTAAATCAGGTTCTCGATAAATCAGTGCAGAAAAATGAAAGGCGATGTCCAGTCCAAATCCCACTGGTCGGAAGTATGTATAACTCAgtcataggccggcgtcacactggcgcattgcatccgatgcgagatcatcggatgcgatatgctaatgacatgtcatgcgtctgtgctccgattctctcgcacaggcagaatcggagcacagctgcggaggaggcggagaaactaatttctccatctcctccattgctggggtccgcttataacgcacagcactcggatgatatctgagtggtgtgcgctgtctcactcgcacccataggcttatatgggtgcgagtgagccgagagtgatgagcatgctgcgattgtctcagaccgaggaaaatggccgacaaaaagtcggctggtgggagctgcccaatagcttaacattggtccgagtgcaatgtgattttttatcgcattgcacttggccgtttaaaacgccagtgtgacgttgGCCATACTCTCCCTCTCCCGGGGAACTAAACTAAACTGGCGAATGCCTGCAGCATGCTGTGCGtgagctggggggattcataagtctgaagtcacacagagtaactgcagacaTATTGATTTgaacccagacaacccctttaacatatacGGTTCTATAGTACCCATCAGAGAGCAAATTTTATGATGCATGTTTTATTTTTCCAGAAAGTTCAGTAATTGGGTTAAAAGCTGGGGGTGCTCACTGGAAAGGTTACGATTACCCTCCTGCTCACTAATCAGCGCTATAATCAGCCTGTAGGAGCTGTTTCTACATTAGTCACTGCAGTTAAACATAGGCTTTACACACTCTAATGAGTGACACATCGTTCTTTCATCTCCACTGGTTCTGAGCAATCTGTCACAACTCGGTGAGGTGCAAATTACAGAGGGGGTGATTACCGCCCCCTTTTTTACTTCTTCAACATAAGTCCAGATCAGTCTTTGAAAGTGAATTATCCTGGTTGCTAATGCATTGTATTGTTTATGAGCATATCAAATGGAAAAAAATCCAGGGACCAGAAACCAGAACTCTTTAAGGGGAACCTGGCATCGGTTGATGTAATTTAACGTAAGAGCATTTCTTAAGAGTTTGTACTCCAAAAACACACTTTGTGTGTATTTTCATAAAGAGGGTTTTATTTTACATGGATTTTGGATTGATTTCTGCTctaaaatccacatcaaaaacacTATAACAGCTTTAGGAGTAAGGTTTCTATTGCTTTCAACAGGAAAACTCACATTATTGTTTAAGgtgctgtgaagaaaccagattgtatcttaattaccctgacagctacgtttttgcataaacaaaagaactgtttttttttatctgtatattggcttgtgaattgtagggtaccgtcacacagtggcattttgatcgctacgacggcatgatccgtgacgctccagcatcgtaacaatatcgctccagcgtcgtagactgctgtcacactttgcaatgtacgacgctggagcgataatttcatgacgtatgtgcgatgtagaagccgttggttactatgcgcacatcgtatacaatatcgtgcacacctttgttacaccatgcgatcatgccgccacagcgggacactagaccaggggtccccaactccagtcctcaaggcccaccaacatgtcatgttttcaggatttccttactcttgcccaggtaataattgcatcacctatgcaatgcaaaggaaatcctgaaaacatgacctgttggtgggccttgaggactggagttggggacccctgcactagacgacgaaagaaagtttcaaacgatctgctatgacgtacgattctcagcggggtctctgatcgcaggagtgtgtcagacactgcgagatcgtaactatatcgctggaacgtcacgaatcgtgccgtcgtagcgatcaaaatgccactgtgtgacggtaccctaagtgtttatgtctggtgggtcaaaaagacagacttgccaactgatatactatctaacatactgtgtaagtctgtaatagtgactgtacattgagtgggttaagctttgtttattgatgtgtgcttatatgctaatagtgctacttaatcccatcaccattgtttgccatatcttgatgttgaactaaaggacactgtgtaattctaaaaatagcttacaggccttgggtataaattgactcagagatcacatcctgggagatggaagtaacacagagctaccagcgagacattctgcaaaccaccccaacagacaagagaacggaatgcagccaattcatcatggcaccatcacgagggacactgatctatgattctataagaaacaacctaggggttttcggctctggttggaaggacacagatctgatccaatgaccatctctgaaccatggatatgtttggagaaagccaggtttgggacccgctggtcgcctggttcaatggagatggtcagataagccaggtggtgactctcgtgtcaactggctttggaccttgtatggactctatggacagttcttggtcatctccctatgcttgtcattacctcttctctgtgcgtgcatccacagatgaagtagcgaccctgggagctctgacaccatgtcatactggaaatacgtggagacgcagtgatcttttatatgcgcccatgtaactgtcaactggctttggaccttgtatggactctgatggacagttcttggtcatctccctatgcttgtcgttacttcttctctgtgtgtgtatcacaggtggaatagcgaccctgggagctctgacatcaggtcatactggaaatacgtggagacgcagtgatcttttatatgcgcccatgtacccatacaattccaggcatgttgggaatgctctgtttgctattgtgtgctgtggttcaataaaatattgccaccctgttttaccttaaccctgtgttgtctgtgtagtgtattgcccactgggagatagagcgggcgttcagtggtatgagccgtggtccatgcagtcttgctaaagacagccgggccagcggacaagagcacccactgaccccgcttctccgtaacagGTGCAttcatgctgattttttttttgctgagtttttggagtaGAAACTCTCCAAAAATCACAGATTTCAAAAAAGTTTTATTTGACagttggggtatgtgcacatggctTCTATTTCAGGTGGATTCAGCCTGAAAGCAGCACAAACGGGTCCCATAAAATAAACAATGCGCAGCAAGGCCAAAACAGCGTTGCTGTGCACGTTCCGGCATATGTCATGACAACCTCATGGTTCAGAAATTaggaagcagttaaaagaagtaacatgttcATTTTTCAGGCGGCTTCTGCTAGGAATCCACCCACTCTCTATACTATACTTGAAAGTATAGGGTAAAAGATGCCGACACGGGACGCCGAGAAAAAAAAGCCAGAAAAGACAACGGCAAAGCCGCTTAAGTAAAACAACGCTGGTATTTTCCTGAAGCGAAAAAGTACCGTAACAGTTTTTCAAGAAGAAGAGGTTTTGGTAAACTTTTCTTTTCTCTGGAGTTTTGTAATCATGAAGCATCATTTTCTAGCATTTTTATTGTTTTCCTGAGTATTATTTTCTGGCATATCTTTGACGCCGACTTTTTTTTAATCTAGCgttttttaaggtaccttcacactgaccaacttcacaacgatatcgctagcaatccgtgatgttgcagcgtcctggatagcgatatcgttgtgtttgacacgcagcagcgatctggatcctgctgtgacatcgttggtcggagcagaaagtccagaactttatttcgtcgctgggtctcccgcagacatcgctgaatcggcgtgtgacgccgattcagcgatgtcttcactagtaaccagggtaaacatcgggttactaagcgcagggccgcgcttagtaacccgatgtttaccctggttaccagtgtaaatgtaaaaaaaaaacacttcatacttacattccggtgtctgtcgcatccctcggcgttctgcttccctgcgctgtcagcgccggccagccgtaaagcagagcacagcggtgacgtcaccgctgtgctttacggccagctggcgctcacagtcagtgcaggaaagcacagcgacgaatgtaagtatgcagtgtttgtttttttttacattagcactggtaaccagggtaaacatcgggttactaagcgcggccctgcgcttagtaacccgatatttaccctggttaccaggggacttcgcatagttggtcgctggagagcgaccacacagcgacgcttcagcgatcgggattgttgtctagatcgctgcagcgtcactaaatgtgacggtacctttagtctccatAAAGAAATTAAGAAAATTCTAGCAAAAGCACATCTTAGCGTTTTCCGGGGATCTTTTCAGCCTTCCCATTGTTTTGTGTTGTAAGTGGAAAACACCTGAATAATGTTTTGTTACTTCCGTTAATTGCTTGACACCTGAACATTTAACCCTTTCACTCCaaggcctgttttcaccttcctgaccgagccaattttttcaattctgaccagtgtcacattatgtagtaataactctggaacacttcaactgatcccgctgattctgagattgttttttaataacatattctacttcatgatagtggtaaaaattctttgatatgccTTCCGATTATTTGTGAaataattggaaatttggcgaaattttttTGCCTTTAGGTTGAAGTCACACTaaagctgtgtgcccacgttgcgtttttttatgcgtttctgccgcaGCGGAAAcacataaaaacgcttaaaaaacgcattcccatgcaatcctatgggattccgcagttgctgtgcccatactgtggattttcctgctgcggaatcgcatagcagtaaaatcagcagcatgttcattatttctgtggaATTGCAGTGATTccacagccataggattgcattgaaacgctcactttacgtatGTGACTATgcacaccatgcgtaaagtgagcgcttcatgtgcagtggtacccgggtctggaggagaggagactctccgccaggcccttgggaaccatatttctgtaaaaaaaaaagagaattaaaataaaaaatattgatatacttacc is a window encoding:
- the LOC138667554 gene encoding heat shock protein beta-11-like; this encodes MLSLQLAKTSTPNPFRPFLRPLWPISIDIFSSLEQNMIRTLGEIKASMKLMDQFHQQLLQETAESKNLAVMTSSDIKSIKHKAETPLTTFNAQSMENKAGSAPTISNKKSAEAGFVVSLGVQDFSPQELTVKLVGKKLLVTGAKEYKSEDGKGSFSYKCHIFRKEVDLPQDVRAENLICTVTNGGQLRIEVSQTPSQERIVPIQHSALQAKPRVASTTKDSRA